A region of Lycium barbarum isolate Lr01 chromosome 1, ASM1917538v2, whole genome shotgun sequence DNA encodes the following proteins:
- the LOC132640629 gene encoding glycine cleavage system H protein, mitochondrial-like, producing MALRMWASSTANALRISRTNLVGPSVSISRCFSTVIDGLKYASSHEWVKHEGSVATVGITDHAQDHLGEVVFVDLPETGGSVSQGSSFGAVESVKATSDINCPVSGEIIEVNTKLTEAPGLVNSSPYEDGWMIKVKPSSPSELESLMGSKEYTKFCEEEDSH from the exons aTGGCTTTGAGAATGTGGGCTTCTTCAACAGCCAACGCACTAAGAATCTCCAGAACCAATCTAGTTGGCCCTTCTGTTTCTATCTCCAGATGCTTTTCAACTG TAATTGATGGGCTGAAGTATGCATCTTCACATGAATGGGTGAAGCATGAAGGTTCAGTGGCCACTGTTGGCATCACTGATCATGCTCAG GACCATCTTGGAGAAGTAGTGTTTGTTGATTTGCCAGAAACTGGTGGTTCTGTTTCTCAAGGAAGCAGCTTTGGAGCTGTTGAAAGTGTCAAAGCCACAAGTGACATTAATTGTCCTGTCTCGGGCGAGATTATTGAGGTCAACACAAAGCTTACTGAAGCGCCTGGCTTG GTGAATTCAAGCCCATATGAAGATGGATGGATGATTAAAGTGAAGCCAAGCAGTCCATCAGAGTTAGAATCTTTGATGGGTTCCAAAGAGTACACAAAATTCTGTGAAGAAGAGGATAGTCACTAA
- the LOC132615234 gene encoding beta-amyrin 11-oxidase-like, protein MEHDMGWFFTVLMVGIVALFGFLKKANEWFCVKKLDKNQCILPPGDLGWPFIGNMLSFVKSYKYGDPESFISSFTTRYGTGGMYKAFMYGKPSIIVTAPEACRQVLMDEEHFVLSFPSKSMTDLTAKRTFHGVKRQQHKLLRQITTGSIIGHEALSVYVDYIREIAIASFDKLASRKDPIELLTEMRKYASQVIMRALKARENLTKIFQAAIDERRIKNASDKSRTKRSILDLLMESKDEEGRKFSDEKIVNILILYSFGGQISTAPTATWALLYLQEHPELLQKAKEEQEDIVKRRPSSQTALTLNEIRQMKYLSKVINETLRLVNASSPLFREATTAVKMNGYTIPQGWKVLVWTRNVHMDPNNYPNPKEFNPSRWDDHETKPGQYLPFGAGRRFCPGADLARLEISVLLHYFLLNYRLERLNSESKVQYFPTIRHTADCLARIRKLSAENA, encoded by the exons ATGGAGCATGACATGGGATGGTTTTTCACAGTtttgatggttggaattgttgccCTTTTTGGTTTCTTGAAGAAGGCAAATGAATGGTTTTGTGTTAAAAAATTGGACAAAAATCAATGCATTTTACCTCCAGGTGATCTAGGCTGGCCTTTTATTGGGAATATGTTGTCCTTTGTCAAGAGTTACAAATATGGTGACCCTGAATCCTTCATCTCTTCCTTTACCACCAG GTATGGCACTGGAGGGATGTACAAGGCGTTCATGTACGGAAAGCCAAGTATTATTGTTACAGCTCCAGAAGCATGCAGGCAAGTCTTGATGGATGAAGAACATTTTGTGTTGAGTTTCCCGT CGAAATCCATGACAGATCTAACAGCAAAGAGAACATTTCATGGAGTTAAAAGGCAGCAACACAAGCTTCTACGACAGATAACGACTGGTTCAATTATAGGTCATGAGGCGTTATCGGTGTATGTTGACTACATAAGGGAGATTGCTATTGCTTCATTTGATAAGTTGGCTAGCAGGAAAGACCCTATTGAGTTGCTAACTGAAATGAGAAAGTATGCATCTCAAGTGATCATGAG GGCACTCAAG GCTCGAGAGAACTTAACCAAGATATTTCAAGCAGCAATAGATGAAAGGAGGATCAAGAATGCTAGCGATAAATCTAGAACAAAGAGGAGCATTTTGGATTTATTGATGGAGAGCAAAGATGAGGAGGGAAGGAAATTCAGTGATGAGAAGATTGTGAACATACTAATTCTATATTCCTTTGGCGGCCAGATATCCACTGCCCCTACAGCTACGTGGGCGCTTCTCTACCTGCAAGAACATCCAGAACTCTTGCAGAAAGCTAAG GAAGAACAAGAGGATATCGTAAAGAGAAGACCATCTTCTCAAACCGCACTAACACTCAATGAGATCAGACAAATGAAATATTTGTCCAAG GTAATCAATGAGACCCTACGTCTTGTTAATGCCTCATCACCACTCTTCAGAGAAGCGACAACTGCTGTTAAAATGAACG GCTACACTATACCTCAAGGATGGAAGGTCTTGGTTTGGACAAGGAATGTACATATGGATCCTAACAATTATCCGAATCCTAAGGAATTTAATCCTTCAAGATGGGAT GATCATGAGACCAAGCCTGGGCAGTATCTTCCTTTTGGAGCTGGACGCAGGTTTTGTCCAGGTGCAGACTTGGCCAGGCTTGAAATTTCAGTTCTCCTACATTATTTTCTTCTCAACTACAG GCTTGAGCGGCTTAACTCAGAGAGCAAGGTGCAATATTTTCCAACGATCAGGCATACTGCCGATTGCTTGGCAAGAATTAGGAAGCTGTCTGCAGAAAACGCATGA